The genomic stretch TTTCGGCCACGATCACGGGTGGGCCGAATGTCCGGGCAGGCAGACCGGTGGACTGGGACGCGGTGGGCGGGGTGGCCGTCATGCACCTTACTTTAACGGCATTCGGGCCGCCCGGTGGGGAGGTGACTGGACGGGGGGCCGCCCCCTCGACCTGAAGGTGCCAAATTTTGCCGATGTGCTTGTGCTACGATTGCGCCACTTCCACTTCATGAGGCACGCTGGTGTCTCCCTAGTCCCACTTCCCCAGGAGGGATTCGATATGCACAGAAACTTGAAAGCCGCCCTGCTCGCCCTGGCCTTTGGCACCGCTTCCACCGTGTCCGCGCAGGGCTTCCTGACCATCGGTTCGGGCAGCACCACGGGCGTTTACTTCCCGGTGGCGACCGCCATGGCGAAAATGATCAACGACAGCGGCAGCGGCGTGCGCGCCAACGCCCGCAGCACCGGCGGCAGCGTGTTCAACATGAACGCCCTGGCGACCGGGGAACTGGACATGGCGACCGTGCAGAACGACATCGCCTACTACGCCTACAAGGGCACCGGCATCAGCGCCTTCGAGGGCAAGGCCAACAACAAGGTCAGGACAATGGCCGTGCTGTACCCCGAAGTGCTGCACGTCATTGCCCGCAAGGACGCCAAGATCAACTCCATTGCCGACCTGAAGGGCAAGCGCGTCGTGATCGGTGACCTGGGCAGCGGCACCGAGCAGACCGCCCGGCAGGTGCTGGAAGCCTACGGCCTGAAGTTCGACGACCTGGGTCAGGCGCTGCGCGTCTCCCCGGCGCAGGGCATCACCCTGATGCAGGACAAGCGGGCCGACGCCCTCTTCTACACCGTGGGCGTGGGGGCCAGCGCCATTTCCCAGATCGCGCAGACGGTGGACGTGAACCTGGTGCCGGTGAGCGGCAACCAGGCCGCCAGCCTGCTGAAGAAGTACCCCTTCTACGTGCGTTACAACATTCCCGCCAAGAGCTACAAGGGTCAGGGCGCGACCGTGCCGGGCG from Deinococcus fonticola encodes the following:
- a CDS encoding TAXI family TRAP transporter solute-binding subunit, whose translation is MHRNLKAALLALAFGTASTVSAQGFLTIGSGSTTGVYFPVATAMAKMINDSGSGVRANARSTGGSVFNMNALATGELDMATVQNDIAYYAYKGTGISAFEGKANNKVRTMAVLYPEVLHVIARKDAKINSIADLKGKRVVIGDLGSGTEQTARQVLEAYGLKFDDLGQALRVSPAQGITLMQDKRADALFYTVGVGASAISQIAQTVDVNLVPVSGNQAASLLKKYPFYVRYNIPAKSYKGQGATVPGVAVQATLVTTTAASDDTVYKAMKAIFANDSAVKAIHPSLATNYTKDKAVKGIPAPLHPGAVKFWKEMGLNVK